The following nucleotide sequence is from Candidatus Flexicrinis affinis.
ACCTGCTCACGCACTGCGACATCATCACGCTGCACTGCCCGCTGACTCCGGAGACGCGCCATTTGATCGACGCCGAGACACTGGCCGTGTGTAAGGACGGCGTGATGATCGTCAACACAAGCCGCGGCGCGCTGATCGACGCCCTCGACGTCATCGAGGCGCTCAAGTCCGGCCGGATCGGGTATTTGGGATTGGACGTCTACGAGGAGGAGGCCGATGTCTTCTTTGAAGATCTATCGGGGCAAATCCTCAAAGACGACACGTTGGCGCGGCTGATGACGTTTCCGAACGTGTTGATTACCAGTCATCAAGCATTCTTCACGCGTAACGCGCTGCAGAATATCGCCGAAACGACGATGCGCAACATCGCGCTGTTTGCCGCCGGCAAGTCCGCGGAAAACGCGGTCGGCATCGAACGCGTCAAACGCTAATTCAAAAGGAGGACACGCATGGTACAGATCGGCATCATGATCGAGGGGCAGGACGGCCTGAATTGGGAACGCTGGACGCGCATCCTGCAAGCGGCGGAAGACCTCGGCTATGCGTTCGTATTCCGTTCCGACCACTTCGCATTCACCGACCCGCCGACTAAGGACTCACTCGAGCTGTGGGTGTCGCTGACGTACGCCGCGACTCTCACCAAGCGCATCGAGTTCGGGCCGATGGTGGCGCCGGTTACGTTCCGTCACCCGTCGATGACCGTACGTATGGGCGCGCAGGTCGACGATTTGAGCGGCGGGCGCTTGTCGTTGGGGCTGGGCGCGGGCTGGCACGAGGGCGAACACCGGATGTTCGGTGTGCCGTTCTACGACCGCGCCACGCGCTTCGAAATGTTCTCGGACGCGTTGGAGGTCACGCGACTGCTGTTGGACGGCGACGGACCGGCGACCTACCACGGCAAGCACTTCTCGCTCGAAAACGCCCTGCTGCTGCCCAAGCCCAAGCGCAAGACGCCGGTGCTGATCGGCGGCAATGGGCCGAACAAGACTCTGCCGCTGGTGGCGCGTTATGCCGACGAGTGGAACGGCGTGTTCATCAACCCGTCCACTTACCGCGAGCGGAACGCCCGCTTGAACGACCTGCTCGCCGAGCGCGGGCGGCCCGAAAGCGCGATCAAGCGGTCGATCATGACCCGCGTCGAGTATGCGCGCGATGCGTCCGAGCTGGCAGCGCGCGTGAATGCCGCAGGGCGGAGCCAAGCCGAGCTGGTCGAGCACGGCCTGATTGTCGGCACCGCGTCGCAAATCGTCGACCAGATCGGCGCGTTTGCCGATGCCGGCGTGCAGCGGTTCATGCTGCAGTGGCTCGATCAGGACGACATCGACCGGCTTGAGCACATGGCGACCCACGTACTACCTCAACTGCACTAACCAAAGTGCCCCCTCAGGTCGAGGGGGCACTCTCTATTACGGTACGGGTTCAGTGCGCTATGCGCGTCGCAGGAACCTGACTGCCGCGATCACGATAATCGCGCCGATAGTTGCCGTGACGATGTGTAAGACGCTCAGGCCGGTTGTCTCGAAATCGGTGCCGGTCAACAGGCCAATAACCCAGCCGCCGACGAAGCTGCCGACGATTCCGAGGATGATGTTCATAATGAGGCCCTGCGGGTTGCCCATGATCATGCCAGCAAGCCAACCAGCGATGGCGCCAACGACGATCCAAACGAGGATATTCACCAACATGCTGCCATCTCCTAAGTCTGCGCGACGGCGTCACCAACACCGTCAACGGTAGCGTATCTCAAATGTACCGCAGCGGTGACCGGCCAGTAATCAGCCAGTCGACCCATACTGCCTTACCCGAGATGGCCCAAAACTGCATAGGCCCGTTCGTTTCTGAACGGGCCTATCGTGCTCTGAACTATGCCTCCGGCGCCGGATCGTCAGGGCGCAGCGGCGCGGGCGACGGCGTGAGGTTCGCGCCGGTTCCCGCCGTACGGATAGCGTTGAACATACCGGCGATGCGCAGCGCAGTCTGCTCGATGTCGTCCCCGCTGAGCGCCTCGACTTTGGCGCGCAGCACCTCGGCCGCTTCCGGGATGCCCATCAGGAAGTCCATGAACGTGCTGCCGGACCCACCGTTCGAGCCATTCCCGAAGTTGACCATCCGGACATTGTTACCCAGTCCGGCCAGTGCCTTCGAGATGGCCTCGGCCTTGGCGATCTCTGCATGCGTCACCTGCTCGATCAAGAACTGGCGCAGGTTGATCTCGCCTTCCGCGCTGCTGGCAGCGGCCAGTTCGCGCCGGCCCTCGGCTTCGGCGAGCAGCTTGGCCTTGTCGCCTTCCGCCTCGGCCAGCTTATGGGCCTGAACGGCTTCTGCTTGCGCCTTCTGACCGGCAGCCTCGGCCTCTTTCATGGCACGAAGCGCGTCGGCTTCGGCACGGCTGCGATCCTGCGTGGCCTTCGCTTCGGCCTCAGCGCGGATGCGCGTAGCTTCCGCGGTTGCCTGTGCGCCGATGCGGGTCGCCTCGGCATTGGCTGTCGCCTCGATCGTCGCTTTCTGACGCGCAGCCTCGGCCTCGATCTCGGTCGCCTGCCGCTTGGCGCGCGCCGGGACCAGCACTTCGGCTTCCTGCTGCTGCTCGACCGCGAGCGCCTTCTGCTTCTGCACTTCCTGCTCGGACGCGGCGTTTGCCAAGCCGACGCGCTTCTGCACTTCGACCTCGCGGATGTTCAACGCCTCGCGCTGGGCGAGAATTTCGCGCAGCGAGTCCAGCTCCGCCTGCTCCGCCGTCCGGCGGGCGTCGGCGGATTTGACGCGGGCCTCGCGCTCGGCCTCCGCTTCCGCGATCTGCGCATCGCGCTTGATCGCCGCGATCTGCGGAGCGGCCATCGCCGTCAGATAGCCTTGATCGTCCGTGATCTCCTCGATGCCCATCGACAGCATCTTAATGCCCATCGCGGCCATGTCGTCACGGGCGAGGTCCTGCACCTTCTGCACGAACGAGTCGCGGTCGCGGTGAATCTCCTCGACGCTGAGCTGGCCGACGATCGCGCGGAAGTTGGCACTCAGCGTCTCGGCGATGATCTGCCGCACCTCCTCGCGCGTCTTATCGAGGAACGCCCGCGCAGCCGTGCGCAGCGCGGTCTCCTCGGGGTCGATCTGCACCTGCGCGACCCAGTCGAGCTTGATCGGCACGCCGCGCTCGGTGTAGACCTCGTCCTTTTCCTGCTTGATGGTAATGATCGTAATGTCCAGTTTCTTGTACGTCTCGAGCAGCGGGACGACGAACACGCCGCCGTTGGTAATCATGCGCGCGTTCTGGCGGCCGTAGACCACCATGACCTCGCTGGGTGGAACGCGGTGGTACTGACGCGTGATCAAGGTGATCAACGCGATGACGACCACCAGTACGACTGCACCGACAATCAACAGACCAGAACCTTCCATCGCACCCCTCCTACCGTCCCTGTGCCACACGGCACCGATTAACGAAATGTGGTTTGCAGCGAACCCGTACCCCTGCGTCTCCAGCGATGGGAACCTGCCGACCTATTCGACAGTATTGCGCGTCGTCTAGCCCGGGCGACCCGGCAGGTCACCCCTACACATCAGCGATAGGCGTGACTGACAACTGTCTACTGACTCCTGAACCTGCCCTTACCCATTCTTCTTCTTCACATACAGCAGCCCGCTTTCGACATTGACGACTTCGACGATGTCGCCGCGATGCAGCGCCACGCCGTTGACCTCTTTCACGGCCGAGCGCGTGACGAACGCACCGCTCTCGATCATCGCCTCGCCGGTCTTGCCGGGGGCGCTCTCGATGGTGACGCGCGCACTCATACCGATCAGCTCGCGCTGGACCGGGATACTGTCGGTCGTCTGCTGGCGCATCACCCACCGCAGCACGAAGATCGCGGCCTTGCCGATCGTGTAACCGAACACCGCTGCCACAAGGACAGTGACCAGCACCGACCACCCTGACGACGTGCCGAGCAAGCCCATTGCCCCGAAACCGGAGCAGAACGCCGCGATCAGCAGGAGCGTGAAATCGCCGTCCCCGCCGTCGCCCGAATCGGTGACGTCGCCGAAGAAGATGCTGAAGACGAAATAACCGGTGCCGACCAGCATGAAAGCACCGAACACCCACGGAAGGATGCCGCTCATGTTTCTCCTCCCTGCCTCACCAAACGTAATGCCTATATTGTATGGGGAAATGTGTTTCGCCGCGCGTCAACGCGTGCCGCATCCCCAACGCCTGGGGATGTGGCCCAAACCGCGCGATTTAGACTACACTGGAAACACGGCGAACCGGGATGATGTTCATGAATGGGAGGCAGACGTGCCTGACCGTGTCATTACTGATATTCGCCAGATTACCCCGGAGCGACTCACCGAAATACTGCGCCGAGACGGTGCGCTGCAGCAAGGCGAGGTCACCGCGCTCGACATGAACGTCAACGAGCGAGAACTCTCGACCGGCGTCAAGCTGGGTGTCACCTACTCCACCGATGCCCGCGGCACCCTACCCCGCAAGCTGTTCCTCAAGCTGGTCAACGCACAGGTTGACGAGGACGAGTATTTCGGCCCGTCCGAGGTCGACTACTACGTGCGCGACTACGTCGGCGTCGAAGGCGTTCCGATCCCGCACTGCTACGACGGCGCGTATTCGGCGGCGCTGCACCGCTATCACATCCTACTCGATGATCTGTCCGACACGCACATGCCTTCGTACGAACGCGCGCCGACGCTGGAACACGGCTTCGCGCTGGCGGATGCCATGGCCGCGCTGCACGCGCCGTATTGGGGCGCGGCGCGTCTTGAGGCCGCCGGAGCACTGATTCACGATGCCTCCCACGTTCGCCGCTATGCCGAGATCGCACTGGCCGGGTCGGAGTTCATCATCGAGGGCTGCGCCGATCAGCTTGCAGCCCACTGGCCGGCGCTGATCCGCGACACGTTCGCGCGCCATCCGCAGGCATTGGTCGAGCGTTCGGCCGATCTGAACGGGTTCACACTCATCCACGGCGACGCAAACCTGTCCAACATCTTGATCCCGCGCGACGGCGACCGGCCGCTGTATGTCGTCGATCGACAGCCATTCGATTGGGGCCTGACGACGTGGCTGGGCGTCTACGATCTGGCCTACACGATGGTGCTGAAGTGGGATACGCAACTGCGCCGCGAGTTCGAACAGCCAGTGCTGGCGCGCTACCACGCCCAGTTGATCGAGCGCGGCGTGGTCGATTACGGGTGGGATCAACTGTGGTCAGACTACCGGCTGTGCATCCCGATCTGCGTGTATGTGGCGACCGAGTGGTGCCGGACCGAACTGCGCCGGGACACGATGGAATGGTGGATGCCGATGCTGCAGCGGACGCTGACCGCAATGGACGACCACGATTGCGCGGCGCTGTACTAGCGGAACCAGCCCGACGCGCTAGACTCGACGTGTGTTGTCATCGCAGAAATCGGAGGGCGCCATGAAGATAGACGGTATTTGGTTCAAGGACGACGAGGGCCGCCGGCTCATCCTGCGCGGCGCGAACCTGAGCGGCGCGACGAAGGTACCCGTCACGCCAAACGGTGCGACCTATCGCAGTGAGGGGTTCTTCAACGGGCGAGACGTGTCGTTCGTGGGCCGCCCCTTCCCGCTCGACGAGGCCGACGAGCACTTCACGCGGCTAAAGGCGTGGGGCATGACGTTCCTGCGCCTCCTCATTACGTGGGAGGCCATCGAACACGCCGGACCCAGGCAGTACGACGAAGCCTATCTCGATTACCTGCGCGCGGTCGTCCAGAAGGCCGGCGAGCACGGAATCGACGTATTCATCGACCCGCATCAGGACGTGTGGAGCCGTTGGACGGGCGGTGACGGCGCGCCCTCATGGACGTTCGACGCCGTCGGTATCGACATCGCCAAGCTGCACACGACCGGCGCGGCGATCAATCACCAGACGCACGGCGACCCGTTCCCGCGCATGATCTGGCCGAGCAACTACTCACGCCTCGGCGCGGGCACGATGTTCACACTGTTCTTCGGCGGGAACGACTTTGCGCCCGCCACGCAGGTCGACGGCGTGCCCGTGCAGGAGTACTTGCAGGGTCACTATATCGACGCCGTCAAACAGGTCGCGGAACGCCTGAAGGACCTGCCAAACGTCGTCGGCTACGACAGCCTGAACGAACCGGGCCCGGGCTACCTCGGGATTCAGGATGTCGGCGCGCCGTACCCCGGCCTGCTGCAGATGGGGCCGATGCCGACACCGTTCCAGTCGATGCTGCTGGCATCCGGCTACCCGCAGGACGTCCCCGTCTTCGAAATGGGATTCGAGGGCGCCAAGCAGGTCGACACCGTGCGCATCAATCCGAACAGCGTGAGCCTGTGGAAGTCAGGATACACCTGCGTGTGGAAGCAGAACGGCGTGTGGGATGACGCGGGCGGGTCGCCGGTCGTTCTGCGTGCGGACCACTTCGCGCGCAAGCCCGACGGCAGCGCGGTCGACCCGATCCACGACTACATGAAGCCGTTCATGATCCGGTTCATCCACGAGATCCGTCAGGTCGACCCGCGCGCGTTCCTGTTCCTCGAAGGCGCGCCGGCCACGCCGCACCCCAAGTGGGGTCCGGACGACCCCGGCAACGCGGTCAACGCGGCCCACTGGTACGACTCGTTGACCCTGTTTCTCAAGACGTTCTCGGACGAGTTCACCGTCGATATCGAGACGCGCCAGCCGGTCTTCGGGCCGGAGAACGTGCAAGCGCTGTTCGTCCAACAGCTCGCGCACGTCAAAGACGCCAACATCCCGACCGTGGTCGGCGAGTTCGGTGTGCCGTTCGACCTCGACGACAAGTCGGCGTATCGCAGCGGTGACTTCTCGGTGCAGACCGCCGCGCTCGATATGTACTA
It contains:
- a CDS encoding phosphotransferase — encoded protein: MPDRVITDIRQITPERLTEILRRDGALQQGEVTALDMNVNERELSTGVKLGVTYSTDARGTLPRKLFLKLVNAQVDEDEYFGPSEVDYYVRDYVGVEGVPIPHCYDGAYSAALHRYHILLDDLSDTHMPSYERAPTLEHGFALADAMAALHAPYWGAARLEAAGALIHDASHVRRYAEIALAGSEFIIEGCADQLAAHWPALIRDTFARHPQALVERSADLNGFTLIHGDANLSNILIPRDGDRPLYVVDRQPFDWGLTTWLGVYDLAYTMVLKWDTQLRREFEQPVLARYHAQLIERGVVDYGWDQLWSDYRLCIPICVYVATEWCRTELRRDTMEWWMPMLQRTLTAMDDHDCAALY
- a CDS encoding cellulase family glycosylhydrolase — protein: MKIDGIWFKDDEGRRLILRGANLSGATKVPVTPNGATYRSEGFFNGRDVSFVGRPFPLDEADEHFTRLKAWGMTFLRLLITWEAIEHAGPRQYDEAYLDYLRAVVQKAGEHGIDVFIDPHQDVWSRWTGGDGAPSWTFDAVGIDIAKLHTTGAAINHQTHGDPFPRMIWPSNYSRLGAGTMFTLFFGGNDFAPATQVDGVPVQEYLQGHYIDAVKQVAERLKDLPNVVGYDSLNEPGPGYLGIQDVGAPYPGLLQMGPMPTPFQSMLLASGYPQDVPVFEMGFEGAKQVDTVRINPNSVSLWKSGYTCVWKQNGVWDDAGGSPVVLRADHFARKPDGSAVDPIHDYMKPFMIRFIHEIRQVDPRAFLFLEGAPATPHPKWGPDDPGNAVNAAHWYDSLTLFLKTFSDEFTVDIETRQPVFGPENVQALFVQQLAHVKDANIPTVVGEFGVPFDLDDKSAYRSGDFSVQTAALDMYYNAMDANLLNCTIWNYTPDNSNERGDLWNDEDLSIFSRDQQDKPWQDDVHAGGRGLNAIVRPYARRTAGDPVSMHFDLHTRRFEFTYRPDPAVTAPTEIFVPSFQYPNGVKVDAGGGTFDYDADAQVLRVTAPAGPETHTVVVTSA
- a CDS encoding GlsB/YeaQ/YmgE family stress response membrane protein, producing MNILVWIVVGAIAGWLAGMIMGNPQGLIMNIILGIVGSFVGGWVIGLLTGTDFETTGLSVLHIVTATIGAIIVIAAVRFLRRA
- a CDS encoding TIGR03560 family F420-dependent LLM class oxidoreductase, with translation MVQIGIMIEGQDGLNWERWTRILQAAEDLGYAFVFRSDHFAFTDPPTKDSLELWVSLTYAATLTKRIEFGPMVAPVTFRHPSMTVRMGAQVDDLSGGRLSLGLGAGWHEGEHRMFGVPFYDRATRFEMFSDALEVTRLLLDGDGPATYHGKHFSLENALLLPKPKRKTPVLIGGNGPNKTLPLVARYADEWNGVFINPSTYRERNARLNDLLAERGRPESAIKRSIMTRVEYARDASELAARVNAAGRSQAELVEHGLIVGTASQIVDQIGAFADAGVQRFMLQWLDQDDIDRLEHMATHVLPQLH